gagaatggtgatctgGAGTGCTGAACtgggtggtaagcagagccatgaaatagggccctggtcAGCCCAATATATATTTAGAGGTGTTTTGAACAGACAAGAATTAAAAAGAGAACCAACTTTCACACAATTTAACATGCAAACTTGAACAAGCACTGGGACAAGTTTTATCTCATGGGTAAAGTATAgtcagtctcctgatgatgcctagagcaagctagtcaaattgttgacaccaattaagaactcacttcgttgtagtgaagttaataacgatccactaAATCTTGGCTTGTCCGGTGGTGGGTTACTGTTCTGACACTCAAGTCACTGGCCGTGGGTTTTGTGGTAATGGGAGTCAACTCATAAATATGTTAACGCCAGGAGCAAGTTAGAGTGTGCACCATTGTTAACTAAAGGTTAGCTATTTGACTCAAACTTATGCTgttcgaccattggttgactactgtggccAACCATCTGGAACCAGCCTTGAggccatggtttcttcactggtcccaatagtctgttccattctaacatgtgtagaAGCAGAGGGGAATCAGTGATACTATATCTACAAGGCAACAGACCTTAATGCAAATTATGCTTGGTACACGTGATGTAggtgttgaatgaggtgcatgctggtctagcaagcactcaagtttgatccctagctagaccagcatgcacctcatttaacaGTTAGCGCTTTCGCATTTGGTATTTGCAATGGGTACGGAGTGTTCCATACCACGGTACTGAGGGTTGACTATacttccaaacgagtcgttcgagtgagtaTGTCACTGCGCATACACTGCTGGTCAGTGGTCGATCAGGTGTCAACCAAATGTGCCCACTCGAATTTGCTCTAGGTTGCCAAAAAGGTGCAGTATTCATGTATAAAACATGGGGACATTGGCTCCCAAAAAGGCACGACCAAGGTTGTTATAAAGAGGACATCATGTGAACTGGTTCAAGCTTATACTGATAAGTGGGTAAGGAATCTCTCTAGCACTCCAGAGGGCCTGCAGCAGGTAAAAAAAGAACCCAAGGTATGCCtcttctaataataataatctccTTCACCCATGACCAAAACAGAAGTGGAAGCACCATTTTGTCTGTCTCTGTTTCAGAATCTCGAGTTTGGACCAGAGTGAAGTCTTACGGGAGTCCTGGATCGCTTTGCGGCCACAGCGCAGTCCGTGTCGCCAACAGCATGATGATCTTTGGTGGTGAGGGAAAAGAAGACTACAAGAATGAACTCTGGAAGTTTAATTTTGGTAAGATTATTTTTGTTAGCAATAATATTTCCAATGTTTCACATCAGTGCATAAAGCCCgctttatacttcctgcgaacatGAATGCAAAGTGAACTTTGATGTCACACGGCTGTTTACGCAGCATATGTTTCGCCAGAGTTGAACACAGACCACTGGTGTGACGTTCaaattcatatcgcattcgcaATCGCAGGAAagatgaactgggctttagacAATGTTCCTCATATGTATCGTTCAAAAGTCCCAAATGCAGAAATACTGTGTCTGTGTGTCTTAGGGCTTGCTTGTATACCCTGTATTGGTTAAGGGATAACATTTGTGCTCTTTTAAGCGTGTGTGTCAGGCAAAGTTTACTTTGTGACGTGTCTTGGCCGAttggtctagttcaccggacccaggctctggtgttgtcagcagcagagtgtgggttagaatccttgagcaaggcacttaactataattgcttcttaaAAAGTTAGAAAGGTAGTGCATCCTGCTCTACCAGttaggctcctagtggatgagacccatgcctacatgtacatccttgtCTCAGCCCTAGTCATAGTTTGCCTATAACATATTCAgaggaccagttagctttttATTTCACTAGTCTGCCAGTTTTTCCACTAGTCCATATTTCATCAcgctgaactagccagccggaccacaaTGTTGACTGGTCCGGCTGTGTTTTAACTGGCAGCGGATCGCTGAAGTTGTAGAAGGCTGTAATAATCACTCGTGTCATCAACAAGAAGTTtcataattttttcttttctttttctagaTGCTACCAGCTGGCACAATGCAACACCCAACCGGAAAATTACCCCCACCCCGTGTACCCGTCATGTGATGTTGTCTATTCCCAACTTCACCCATGCTACCTACCTCAACGTCCCCTCACTGGGCGACTTTCGTCCTCACTCTGCACCCAACCGGGCGTATCCTGACAGGAACCAAGGGGGCGTTGCATTGACACCCGTTGGACATATTGCGCATCTGTTTGTCATGCGACCTCATTCCTCCCCACCGTGTGTCGCAGGGAGCAGTCATGAGCAGAAAGACAGTGGGTTATCGCATCGCTTCCGAAACCGCATCCAACCTTCACCAACAAACATCGGTGCCAAGAGGGAgctatttaaaaaacaagatgATACAAACTCAGTACTTAAAACCGAGGGCGAGGAGCTGGTTGCTATGGCGACCGATGATGCAAGAATCTACAGCGACCCAAAAGCAAAGGAAAACGGGAGGTGGGCCGTCACATCGCCAGTTGCTGCACCGAATGAATACCAAGTCCAACAGGAGGACACGAGTCATCTTTTGATCAATGAGGAATCTCCGATTCATCATCGACAAGACGGAAGATGGGCTGATCAGGATAAACTGGATGACACCCTACCCAATCTTCTCCAGGGAGATGGGGAATGGATCCTGGAGGACTTCAGTGAGCCGAACTCGCCCGTAGCTACCCGGAGACCGTCAGAGAACTTGACATTGACTTTAACATCGGACACCAGCTTTGATATTCTCTGTACATCAAATCCTCTAGAGTGTATCGATCGATTACATATCGATTCGGACAGAATTTTGTGCAATAATGTTTCATCCCTTTCCACGAATAATACCTCGCTGCCAAGTAATTCTACTTCATATTCTAATAGTTTACATCAGAGGCTTAATAACAATGACTTGTGTGTACATGCTGAGTGTAATACCAGTCTCAAAGACAACGATATTTATAATTGCTATAGTCTTATCAATACAAAAAATGTTGAGCTTCCGTCCATACTTGAGCCGGAGAGAAAAGAGGAAATCTCAGAGAAAATTCCCCCTCATATTGAGGAGGACGTCATCAATGTGAAACCAATACAGGAGAACTTGCCTGAAAAAGAGGAAGGATCGTCCGAGAAACAAGAGCTGCTGACTTCGCAAACAAATATATTATCTAGCTACGTGAATGTCGGCTACGAGTCTTCACGTGAGGATATTAGCGAAAGTCCGAGCTCTAATGGAGTGCAAGACAAACAATCTGGAGTCACGTTGTATAATCAAAACCGATTGGTCAGAGATAATGCATTCGACCACTCACAGTCGCCGACTCTTAATGAAAGAGATGGCCAATTGGATTCAGCCAACCCACCTACCAACCAATCACAAGGAAGGTTATATAAGACAAGGAGACCCAGCACCCTATTGGACCAGAAGCAAGGGT
This DNA window, taken from Asterias rubens chromosome 15, eAstRub1.3, whole genome shotgun sequence, encodes the following:
- the LOC117300053 gene encoding uncharacterized protein LOC117300053 isoform X1 — translated: MAETDSYIWKSIFPQSPRHRPCHRSKQAACHYEGQIYIHGGRDGHQTLKDFWRYDIGSNTWTKMECGGDRPPPLQEHTMVAQRGCLFIFGGELGYGSFGETPLWIYSISRQTWEKPVIESEVKTPIGVRGHTAVVWHGGMHVYGGYVDLKGSSSELWTLDFETRWWHLSVDAQGENSPPPRHCHSAVVYESSMWVYGGLNNLQPLRDLWKWSFAQRFRPCMCRQRMVIWSAELGESRVWTRVKSYGSPGSLCGHSAVRVANSMMIFGGEGKEDYKNELWKFNFDATSWHNATPNRKITPTPCTRHVMLSIPNFTHATYLNVPSLGDFRPHSAPNRAYPDRNQGGVALTPVGHIAHLFVMRPHSSPPCVAGSSHEQKDSGLSHRFRNRIQPSPTNIGAKRELFKKQDDTNSVLKTEGEELVAMATDDARIYSDPKAKENGRWAVTSPVAAPNEYQVQQEDTSHLLINEESPIHHRQDGRWADQDKLDDTLPNLLQGDGEWILEDFSEPNSPVATRRPSENLTLTLTSDTSFDILCTSNPLECIDRLHIDSDRILCNNVSSLSTNNTSLPSNSTSYSNSLHQRLNNNDLCVHAECNTSLKDNDIYNCYSLINTKNVELPSILEPERKEEISEKIPPHIEEDVINVKPIQENLPEKEEGSSEKQELLTSQTNILSSYVNVGYESSREDISESPSSNGVQDKQSGVTLYNQNRLVRDNAFDHSQSPTLNERDGQLDSANPPTNQSQGRLYKTRRPSTLLDQKQGFNDQRSSTTNGRRDSKPRLQGRSQTLNSLSYRQNDHEMPRDTTSLLVKEDEEDPHLEEYEEELEVWHWPVFLYLMGGEETGSCSLHQNTSPMSVWKCCIAQGKLTDSEIQQVLSQY
- the LOC117300053 gene encoding uncharacterized protein LOC117300053 isoform X2, producing MAETDSYIWKSIFPQSPRHRPCHRSKQAACHYEGQIYIHGGRDGHQTLKDFWRYDIGSNTWTKMECGGDRPPPLQEHTMVAQRGCLFIFGGELGYGSFGETPLWIYSISRQTWEKPVIESEVKTPIGVRGHTAVVWHGGMHVYGGYVDLKGSSSELWTLDFETRWWHLSVDAQGENSPPPRHCHSAVVYESSMWVYGGLNNLQPLRDLWKWSFESRVWTRVKSYGSPGSLCGHSAVRVANSMMIFGGEGKEDYKNELWKFNFDATSWHNATPNRKITPTPCTRHVMLSIPNFTHATYLNVPSLGDFRPHSAPNRAYPDRNQGGVALTPVGHIAHLFVMRPHSSPPCVAGSSHEQKDSGLSHRFRNRIQPSPTNIGAKRELFKKQDDTNSVLKTEGEELVAMATDDARIYSDPKAKENGRWAVTSPVAAPNEYQVQQEDTSHLLINEESPIHHRQDGRWADQDKLDDTLPNLLQGDGEWILEDFSEPNSPVATRRPSENLTLTLTSDTSFDILCTSNPLECIDRLHIDSDRILCNNVSSLSTNNTSLPSNSTSYSNSLHQRLNNNDLCVHAECNTSLKDNDIYNCYSLINTKNVELPSILEPERKEEISEKIPPHIEEDVINVKPIQENLPEKEEGSSEKQELLTSQTNILSSYVNVGYESSREDISESPSSNGVQDKQSGVTLYNQNRLVRDNAFDHSQSPTLNERDGQLDSANPPTNQSQGRLYKTRRPSTLLDQKQGFNDQRSSTTNGRRDSKPRLQGRSQTLNSLSYRQNDHEMPRDTTSLLVKEDEEDPHLEEYEEELEVWHWPVFLYLMGGEETGSCSLHQNTSPMSVWKCCIAQGKLTDSEIQQVLSQY